The genomic region ATGATAAATAGGGTTGGGCCGAAACCCATCATTGCCGTGGGTTCCCTGGTCATGATGCTAGGTTTCTATCTCTTAATAGTAAATAGGGCAACTCCCCTAGACGTTACCATGGACACTGTGGTGGGCATGCTAGGCCTTCTCTGCCTCATGATTCCCATAGTGAACATGATATCCGTGTCTCTACCTCCCGAGGATAGGGGAGTGGGCATAGGGATGAACACGTTGATTAGGAACATAGGTAGCGCTGTTGGGCCAGTGATCACGACCTCCATAATGTCGAGCTATCAGGGGGCCTTTGTTCTTCCCTTCGACGGGACTTACATGGTTGAGATACTCCCAAGTTCAACGGCTTTCGACCTCATATTTACCGTGGGAATAGGGATGGCAATCCTGAACCTGTTAATATCTTTGACCGTTAAGAACTATAGGTTCCAGGCTAAGCCAACAAAGGAGGTGGTAGTTGAGGCCAAGTGAGATTAGAGTAGGTCATCTGAGCTGAGAACCTCTAGTCCGTATTTCTTCAACCTAGAAAAGTGGCGCGCGTTATTCGTGACCAGCGTGAGCCCATTTGCGATGCAGATGCTACCTATGATGAGGTCTGGGTCGCTTAAGGGTCTTCCCTCTCTCCTTAGCTCAGCGTAAATTTTGGAGGCCGTCATCACGGACCTGTTATCTAGACAGAGAACCGTAAAATTCTCCTCGAGATCTCGCTTGAAGTCTGCTACATCCTTTCCCAGGAACGCTATTCCCCTCAGAAATTCAAAGAGCGAGATACAAGTTGTATAGTATCCTGAAACCTTTCCCTTGAGATTCCTTGAGTATACGAGTATTAGGGCGTCAGTGTCTAGGCACTTCTCCTTCTCCACGATCTCCTTCCCTCTCTAGTTAGTCGGATCAGGGTTTCAGCCTCGTTCTCGCTCAGGGTAAGATTTGGCGACGCGATCATGTTCTTGAAAACTTCCCTGAAAAAGTCGTCCCAGCTAAGGGCCATACCCCTCTCTATTTCCATTCTCCTCCTTAGTTTTTCGAGTTGTGACTTCACGTCCTCGCTTACGGCAATTGTAGTGTAAGTCATTATGTAATTATATGATTAAGATAATTTAAGTCCACTTGATTTTGTGTGCCCCTAGAGGGCAAGCAATAGTTATAACCTAGTTATAAAGCAAGTTATATCATGTCCAGCTTTGATAAGTTCTCTGAAAAATACGACACGTGGTTCCTCAATAACAGGAATGTGTTAATGTCAGAGCTCTTGCTTGTCGAGAAAATGTTGAGAGGGGAAAGGAAAATACTCAGCGTTGGATGCGGTAGCGGGCTCTTTGAATCGCTTCTAAGAGAGAGGGGGATAATGATAGAGGACTGTGTGGAACCCTCAGAGATGGGTAAGATTGCCGAGGCTAGGGGCCTGAGGGTGAAGAGAGGTTACGCGGAGGAGCTTCCTGTCCATGAGAAATATGACGCGGTGTTAATGAACGGGGTTATTCACTACCTCAGGGATCCAGCGAAGGCCTTACTTGAGGCTAACAGGGTGCTCAGGGAAGGAGGACATCTAATCCTCTGCTGGGTTGCCGGAGAAGGATCATATGGACTCCTGTATAGGCTGGCGTCACTAGTGGGTTGGAAAGAGCTAGAGGGAGTTTCGCCAAAATCTCCTTATCCTCTCGAATTTGTGAGGGAAGCTAAATGGCAAACAGTGGGGGAAGTCAGGTCACTTCTCAGGAATGCAGGGTTTGAGGAGGTGTTGATAATGCAGACCTTAACGAGACATCCAAAGTACTCTAACGATGAGGCAGAGGATCCCTCGCAGGGTTATGATAGGGGAGACTATGTATGTATAAAGGCCAGGAAAACATAGTCTAGGATAAATTTTTGTATCATGAGAATCCCTTATGAAAACTATTTTAGAGCCTGATAGCGTACTATCCAGATTTGCTTTTGATAGATTATATATTTACTTCATTAAATTTTGCCTAGCCGATTGACTCACAAGATCACTTCATGTCACGCTAACTACATGGACCCCACAAGGAAGTCGGCTCTCCCATGTAGTTATAGAGCCAGAACTTCTGTAAGGACAGCAATGCCCTGGGGGACGTCCCTCGCCTTACCTTCTGAGCATTATCTTGGCTTATACGATCAGGATCCTAAGGAACTGGTGAAGGAGGCCATGCTATCGGGTTCATCCATTCTAGCTGAAGAGATCGCATTGAGAGTTGCAACAATATTCCAAGACTAATGGTATGTTCACAGTTTTTAATTAGTATAATTTTTATTTACTATGTTTCATAGAAGACCTACATACACCTTAGTACGCAGGCTCCTATTTAGGTAGAGCTTTAGGAATTTGAACCATGATGCGTGGGATAGAAAGTCGTGTCGATGTTCATAACTGAAATTATTTGAGTATCATGATCAAAACCCTCCCTTCTAAAGGCATAGGCAAGTTCTATGTTACTTAATCCTTATTGCTGTAACCTCGGAATTAACACTAATCATTCTTCTACCGTTTTCATCAATACGTATCAACGACTTGATGTAGACTGGAGGTGAGAATGTAACTATGTTGTCTGTGGAAACTATCTTGGTTCCCCAATACTCGTACTCCCCGTTTCCATACACTAACAGTCCATGATCTGACAGGGGAATTATGGCTCCCTCCCTAACGTAGATTGGCAACTCATCTTTGGATCTTACCCATCCCTGCATTACTTCCCCAGTCCAGAAGTCTGCCCACTTTTCAGGAAGGTACACGTCCCTGCTATCCTCTCTCCCCATGAGAGGGGCATACAATAGGAATTTCCCCACTAGATACTCGTCATCGATCCTGTAGGTGTCCTCGTCTTCCTGATACTCGTAAAAGAGAGGCCTGATTATGGGATGTCCAGTTCTATGCGCCTCCTCAGCCAGTGCGTAAAGGTAGGGCAGGAACATTTTTCTGGTCTCCATGACCCTCTTCACCTTCTCCTTGTACATGCTAGGTAGGAACACAGGTTCACTATCTACTCCATCCTTGCTCTTATGCGTCCTGAAGAAGGGAAAGAACATCGCCAACTGAAAGTGCCTAACGAGCATCTCAGGCGAGTTCTCGATCTCTGGAAATTCTCTACCCTGAAATCCTCCTATGTCCATTCCGACGTAAGGTACACCGGACATCGAAAGCCCTAAAACTAGCTGTAGCTGTAACTTCAGCTGATTCCAGGAGGCGGTATTATCCCCTGTCCAGATTCCCGCGTATCTTTGGATCCCTGCGTAGCCCGACCTACTTAAGATAAACATCTCCCTTCTCGCCCTCGACACCCCATCAAAGGTGGCCATGGCCTCATAATAGGGATACGCGTTCCTGACCTTCCCGTGTTTGACTTTCCTCCCTTTCAGGACGTGTACCACGTTCTCGGGAAAGACGTAGGAGAAAGGAGTCTCCCTAACCTGGAAGTCCCTACAGGCTTGCCTCAACCTGAAAAGCTCCGTGAAGTCCGTTGGCTCGTTCATGTCCAACCAGATTCCGTCTATCCCCTGCTCCACCCACTCCCTTACTAGTTCTGCCCACCACCCTCGGGCATCCTCTCGGAAGAAGTCAGGGTACACACAGTTACCTGGCCACAGTTTCCCCACGAACAGGTCTCCGTTCTCCGTCTCACAGTACTTACCGAGTCCCAACTTGAATACCTCGTAGTTCTGGTCTGCCCTCACGCTGTGGTCCACGATCGTGATTACCTTGACCCCTCTCGAGTGAACTTCCTCAAGGAATTTCTTCGGGTCAGGGAACCTCTTGGGGTGCCAGGTAAACAACTTGAATTGATCCATGAAATCGATGTCCAGGAAGATTGCCGACACGGGAAACCCATCCTTCCTGAGTAGGTCAAGAAGTTCTAGGATGTGGGTGTCAGGGTAATATGAGTACCTCGATATCATGTAACCAAGGGCCCACTCAGGGGGAAGGAAGGGTAACCCCGTGAGGGATACATATCTCTCGATCACCTGTTCTATTCTAGGTCCCTCAAAGACGTAGAGTTCCACGTAATCCTCGGGTATGGTTATCCTTATTTCGTCGTAGTGATCCCTTCCCACGTCAAAGACTAACCTGGAGGCCGAGTTGACGAAATAGCCTGTGGCAACTCCTCCTCTCACCACTATCATGAAGGGAATGTTCACGTACATGGGGTCGGAGTACTTGTGATATGCCCCAGCATCGACGTTATACATCACGTATTTACCTCGTTTTCTATCCAGTTCAAAGGCCTTCTCTCCGTGTCCTAAAACGTGATCCTTGATGCCTAGGGGTTTGATGAGGGTTAGCCCTTCCTCCTCCTCGAGCTCGAGATCGAAATCCTGCAGGGATTTGTAGCTAAGCTTTCCCTGAAATTGGAAATCAACTGGAGGGAAGGGATCGTTTATAAGGAACTGGTAAGTTCCTTCCTTCTCAAAAGCCTTTATCATGGGAGAAATGGGATGAGGGAGATCTTGAACTTTCTGGTTTACTCTTTAGACTAGATCGAGAGATGAAACTCGTATGGATCAATTTTCGAACTAGAACTTATCATTTATCCGTGATTCTATTCGTTGAATAGTTATGATCGTCAATGATATTGACTAGAACAGTGAATCAATAGTATAATATCGTGAGTTTGAATTTATGATCTCATTATAACATTCCTACGAATAATCTCTCTAATTGTATTACATTAAAGCGAAATTTTACTTATGAATTTCTCGAGTTAAGACATGTCTGCGTTACGAATTTCGTCTTTAGAAGGAATACGATCCACCTTAGAGTAGGCTCGCTTATGGATCCAGTAAGAGCTTGTGCGGAGTAAACCCGGGCCCCATCTAGGGCTTATAGGGGCCATGGACCCTGTATCCGTAAAGCTGACTAGACCTTATACCTAGGAACGTATGCCAAATATCCGCCGTCCTATTTCTTACCTCCATCACCTCCTTAGGGTATCTCTGATCTGAGAGGTAGAGGACTAGCTCTATCTTTTCTGCGTTCTCTGAGAGGATTGAGAAATTAACTCCGTCTTCGTCCTCGATCCAATTCGCTCCTAGCGGGAACGGTTCTCCAGGTCTTAATGGCCTATCCTTAGTTTTGAGCATGAAATGCATTTCAAGCTTCTAAATTTATGTTATTACCGTCAATGTAAGGGTAGGGTACGAGGTCTGAAGGGCGAAATTACTGTAAACGATCTAGAGCAAACTTCTCTACTTTTAGCTAAGATCTCGTTATGGACTCATCAATGATCCTTGTAAGGCAAAGGATTTCTATGTCTCTGATCTCTTTAACCAAGAGGAACCATAATTCTTTTTGGGCTCCCGATCATAACGCATTCCGACTTAGGTCGATCTCTCACTTCCAACGGTGGACATGAAATTAACGCAATTTTGGGAGTCACGGTTCCGGTATTTGGCTATGTTTCTATTTCAGCCTTCAATGTAGAATTTTCTAAGTTTCTATGGGTATGCGTCTCCATAGCTTCGGCATTGTGATATATTTTCAATACAATCAGATTGCATCCCTTTCTTGGTGAGCATTTATCCATAACAATGTGACACCATGAGCGTTATGATGCTACGAACGCACTCTAAGGACATTAGAGAAAACATTATTACTTAAAGGCCACCTTTGTAGAACTTGACATGCATGAGTGGTCCATAGCTGATGCTATCTTGCGTACGGTAGAGGATATGATAGAGGGAAAGGAGGGAAAAGTCTCCAAAATAGTACTGGGTATTCCTAGCATATCTTTTCTGGACGTGGAGATATTAACTGAAGCATTTGATGAACTTAAGAAAAACACAAGTTTAAGCAACTCTCGGCTGGAGGTTAAGATAAGGGCGCCAGTTTTTACATGTCACAGGTGTGGATCTACCTTCTCCTTAGACGAGATAAAATCTCAAGTAGACGGCTTGAGGTCTGAATTTGGCGAGGAGTATCCGCTTCATCTCATTCCCATGTTAGGCCCTTCGTTCTTAAGATGCCCCCACTGTGGTTCCCACGACATTTCGGGGAACGATGACATAGTTGTGGAGAGGGTTGAATTTGAACCCACTGTTGAACCTAGCTAGGAAAAAACTTCAGGGAAGGAAGACCATCGCAGTCATGAGTGCTAAGGGAGGAGTTGGAAAGAGTGTAGTCTCCTCTTTACTTGCCATCGCGCTTTCGAGGGAGTATAACACCTTACTTATTGATCTTGACATACACACTATGGCACTCCCAAAGCTGTTCGGATATGAGGGATCGCTTCATGAAGTTAGAAAAGAGGGTATAGTACCTTTCACGATAAATGAGAAATTGAAATTACTAACGTTGGGTGGAGTGGTCAGGAATAAGACGGTGATATTACCGGGGAGGAACCAGGAAAAGGTTATGGAATCTCTATTGGGAACAGGGGCCATTAATGAGGAGCTAGTAATCTTTGATTTACCACCTGGTCTAGGGGACGAAATCTTAGTACTGGAGAAGGTTACGGATTTCCTTCCAGTGGTTGTTACCAATCCGTCAGAGCTCTCAGTTAAAGTAGTGAAGTATCTTCTGGATTACCTAGCCGAACTGGGAAAAGATCCATTACTAGTTGCGAATATGTCATATATTAAATGCGGGTCACAGATAATTAGGCCTTTTGGAAATTTGAGTCTACATGGAATGGGGAGAAAGCAACCTCAAATAATTGAGCTACCAATGGATGAAACTCTAAATGAATTTATAGGTAAGATCCATGAGTACAAAGGGGAACTATTGGATGGAATAAATAAGCTGAGTATAATGATAAACGAGAGAATGCACCAAACCTAGATATGCCCTGGACAGAATTCGTAGCTTCTCAAACGAAGGACTCGCGTTGGGCGCTATTTGAAAGGGGCTTAATCTCGCCTCCTAAGATATACTGACACAACGTTCCTTACTGAGTGTTGATTATATTATCTACCACAAATATACAATCTTAATGTGAAATCGTTTAGAATAACAGCATCGGGGATAGTCCAAGGAGTGGGATTTAGGCCATTTGTATTTAGGACTGCATTAAAAAGCGGTGTAAGTGGATTTGTAAGAAATCTGAGCGGAAGTGAAGTGGAAATTGTAATCCAGGGAAGTCAGGATAGTATTTCAAAGTTCTTCTCGCTGTTCTTCCTAAATCTCCCTCCCCAGTCCAGATTAGAGCAAATCACAATAACGCCACTTGAGGGAGATATTCTTCAAGGTTTTAAGATACTAAAGAGCGAGAAAATGAGATACGAGGCAAGTCAAATCCCCCCAGATTTTTCAGTGTGCTCGGAATGCATCAGGGAGGTTTTAGACCCTGGGAACAGACGTTATAGATATCCTTTTAACAGTTGCGTAAATTGTGGCCCTAGATTTTCCATGATGAGGAAGGTTCCATATGATAGGGAAAACACAGCTATGGTGGAGTTCCCCCTATGCGACGAGTGTGCCCAGGAATACAATGATCCAGATAATGAAAGGAGATTTGACGCCCAAGGTATAAGTTGTCCAAAATGTGGACCTAGGCTTTATATAGAGGATATGCGCGGTAATCGTTTAGAAGGCGACCCCATAAAACTTGCTGGAAAGCTATTGACAGAGGGTAAAATCATCGCCATTAAGGGAATAGGAGGATTTCATATAGCATGCGATCCATTTGATGACGATGTTGTTCTTACATTGAGAGCCAGGAAGGGAAGGCCCTCTAAGCCCTTTGCAGTTATGTCGATTTCCAGTGATATTATATCAAATTTCGCTGAAATAAATCCGCTTGAAAAGGATATCCTAGAATCCCCTGAAAGGCCAATAGTCCTCCTCAAGAAGAGGGAGGATTCGCCGATCTCCAAGCACGTATCTCCTGGACTCGATAGGGAAGGCTTTTTCCTATATTACACGCCACTACACTACATGTTACTTAGCGAAGTTAAGGGTAACACGCTGGTAATGACTAGTGCCAACAGACATGGGTATCCCATGTGTACTACCGAGTCTTGCGTTAAGGAAAAACTCAGTGGTATAGTAGACTACATGCTCTATCATGATAGAGAGATAGTGAACAGGGTGGACGATAGCGTCATTAAATTCGCAGGAAATCGTCTCCATATTCTGAGGAGAGGAAGGGGTTACGCACCTCTCTGGATAAGAATGAAAAGTAAGTTTAAAACCCCCGCAATAGCCCTAGGTGCTGAACTCCAAAATGCTGGCGCACTCATGTTTGACGACAAGGTTATATTAACTCAATATGTGGGCGACACTGATAAACTGGAAAATCTTCAAGAAATGGAGAAAATGCTCAACTTCCTAATGAGCACGTATGATGTAAGGCCTAGGGTAATCCTTGTGGACAAGAACCCTGGATATCAGACTAGATACGTTGCCAATAGGTTATCGGAGAAGTTCTCGGCTGAAATAGTCGAGGTACAACATCATTTTGCCCACGCACTAAGCGTGGCTGCAGATCATGGCTCAGACGAAGGTGTGGCTATCGCCATTGACGGTGTCGGATACGGAGACGATGGTAACGCTTGGGGAGGGGAGATTTTGCTATTTACAGGCAGCGAATACGAAAGGTCCTATCATTTGAAATACGTTCCATATCCTGGGGGTGACGTTAATGCGCTGAGACCTAGGAGAATGTTGGCCATATTCCTTTCTCAGGTAATGACATTAGAGGAGGCCGGGAAAATTGCAGGCCTCAATGAGAATGAGGTAATAATGCTGAGAAGCTCTCTGAGAGGAAATAGAATATACACCTCAAGTACCGGTAGATTCCTGGATGCTGTTTCGGCCTTCCTTGGCGTATGTGATAGGAGGACATACGAGGGAGAGCCTGCGATAAGGTTAGAGGCCTCAGCTAGCAATGGAAAGTTGCTGGACTTGGATATACCTGTAGTAGGTAACGAGATAGACACTCTCAAGGCGTTCGAGTGGCTTATCTCTGAAGAGGGTAAAGTAAACGACATTGCGTTAACAGTTCAGTATAGGCTAGGTGAAGCCTTAGCGAAGGCTGCATTGAAGCTAAATCCTCAAGTTATCCTGGTCTCAGGAGGCGCAGCTGTAAATGAGTATATTTTAAGGGGCTTAAGAGAAAATTCGGAAGGCATAGAGGTGATAACGCCAAGGAGAGTTCCATCTAATGATGGGGGGATTGCATTGGGGCAAGCCCATTATCTACTGCAGCGGGATAGAGCTAATTAATCTTAAAACACCATCATAATTCATGAGAGTGCTCATAGCTGGGGTTGGAAATATTTTCATGGGAGATGATGGATGTGGAAGTATCGTGGCTGAGGCCCTTAAGGGTTGCGTTAGTGGGGCTGAGGTAATTGATATTGGAACGGGTGGACTTCCGCTCACGGATTACTTGGAGAACTTTGACGTTGTTATACTAGTAGACGCTGCCGTAATTGATGAGGATGTTAAAGTTATAGAAGTTACCGATGAGATGAACCCAGATAGTGTAGGGGAAGGAGTTCTGTCCCTTTTATTCGGGGGATCGCATGGTCTGGGGGTAATGGATTTACTTAATTTCTTAAAGATAAGGGAGAGAAAACCCAAGGTCCTAATAGTGGGGTGTAGGCCCATAAGCGTGGAGGTTAGAATGGGTCTTTCGGAGGGTATGACAGCGAACTGTCTTAAGGCGTTGGATGAGATCGCAAGGTTAGGCTCAAAATTTAATGTGGAAATAGACCTGGAAAAAGCTAGGACAAAACTGTTGGGTTTGAAGGGTTAATCTAGATCTCTCTTCAGTTGATTTAGTAGAGATAGAAGGCTTTCTTCTATCTTATCTGGGCTTATCTTTTTAATGGCGTAACCGCCGTGAACTAGTACGAGATCACCTTTCTTAGCATCCACAAGCCCCAACTCTATTTCCCTTCTAATTCCACCGAAGTCAACCACTGCAGTCTCGCCGTTCGCTTCCACTATTAAGCCCACAATAGCCATGTCGTAGGGGTCGTACTCAGACATCTTGAACCACTCTCGCCAATTCTTCCTCATATTTGAGCATCTCTCTAAACTCTTCCTCGCTTATTTTCTCCATTATCATTCCATAACTAACCACGACATAATCTCCCTCTTTAATGTCTTCAAAACCGTTAAGTAAGACAGGTTCAATGACATTGTTTCCATAATCGACGAAAGCTATAGGATCCTCTACCTGTACCACTCTTGCTGGGAAACTTAGACACATTACTTTTTACTTCTAGTTTAAGGATAAAAGCTTTCTTTGAGGTTGTATCATCTGACATTGTTTTCAAATTTTATCTAGAGTCTAAAGTCGATTAACTACCTTTAGCCTGTCATTATGTATGAGACATAACTACGCTTATGACGGTGTTAAGGCCAGGAATATAATATAAATTTGCTGCACTATGAGAAGAATAGGTGTACAATTTTAGTCTCGTCGAATCTCATATAGAAAACGTTAATTTACCTTTTCGCCTAATGTTAATTCATGTCTATTTTTAGACCAATGATTCTAGGTAATTTGAAGAGGGGTCTTTTGGGCCTTGGAATAAGGAAATTACCCCTCATAGGCGGGCATAAGCTGTTGTACACTTGTAACCTTAGATGTGAGATGTGTCCCTTCTGGAGAAGAAAGGATGAGAAACTGCTCTCTCTAGAGGAGGAAATTTTAATGTTGAAATCGCTGGAGAGAGCCGGCGTCTTATTCATGGGGTTTGAGGGAGGGGAACCGTTATTGAGAAAAGACCTGGAGCAAATTCTGGAGGAGTCGTACATAAGGTTTCATACTTCTCTTGTGACCAATGGATGGTTACTAAAGGAAAGGGTTAGAAGCTTGAGTGAATATCTGGATCATTTATTCGTATCCATTGACGGAATAGGTGAAGTACATGATAAGATGAGAGGCATTCCAGGATCCTTTGAGAGAGCTGTAGAGGGTATAAGGGAGGCCAAAAGATATTTGCCCGTGTCAATTAGCTTCACAATAACCAAAAAGAACATAGATCAAGTCAGGGATGTCGTGGAACTCTCGAGAAAGCTCGGTGTGGGAATAAGCGTCCAGGTGGAGTATGACTATTCCACTGCTGAGAAGTTGAGCCCGGATAAGAGCCAACTTTACGACGCACTGAAGATGCTCATCGAGCTGAAAAGAAGAGGTTATCCAATAGTTGAGTCGCTAGACTACTTTGAAGCTATACTTAACTCTTGGTACAATCGAATACCGTGGAAATGTAAGCCTTGGCTGACCGTGAACGTGGATCCTCAAGGAAGAATAGTTCAACCATGTTACGTGCTAAACGAGTATAGTGGAAAATATAAGGTCTGGGAGATAGACATAGTTAAGCTGTGGAATACGTACCCCTGGAGTGAATATGAAAACTGTAACAAATGCGCTCTGGCCTGCTATCTTGAACCATCTCTGTTCAGTTGGTCTAACAGAGAAATGGTAAAGGAGAAAATAGTAAATAACATGGTAAGCTATGTTCGCGATCTTATACATATTTAGTTTTGTCACGAAGGCCACGCCTTACACTTATCTTTTTTAGCGTAAATATCGTAGTTAACGTTGAACATCTTTCTTCAGTACCTTTAAAACCAACTGTATAGTTTAGGAGATACTGGCGCCATTCCCAACATTTATAAAATAGTTCCCAAATAATACTTTAATGTTAAATCCATTAGCATTAGATACTATCGATCTAAAGGTGAAAATTAGCGATGGTAAGGTAGTATATGCCAAGTCATCTGGAAATAAACTGAGGGGATACGAAAGGATGTTTATCGGTAAGGATCCGAGGGAACTCCCAGATATTATCCCTAGGGTACTCTCTACATGCGCGCAGTCCCATACCTTTGCCTACATCAAGGCTGTGGGAAACAATAACTTGGATCTTATAGGAAATCTAATGGTGAGTCTAGAGATAATCGAAAGTAACATAAAACATCCCTACGCGTATTGGCTGCCGTATTTGGGTGGGGTAGAGTATGAGTTTCCAGGGGGGAAGAAATTCAGGAAGGTATCCCACGCAAGCAGAAAAATAAGGGCTATAATGGAGAAAATAGGCGGAAAATGGCCCTCAGTGGACTACGTCAAAAAGGGCACTAAGCTATCCTTTACCAGGGAGGAACTGAAGGATGTAATAAGTTTCCTCGAAAGCGACATGCTGGGCATGAGTCTCCAGGACTTCTTGGGTATTAAAGAGCTAGAGGAGCTTAGAGGGGATATTAGATATCTTAATGCGGAGTACTGGAGAGCCGGTTTAGGAAGATACGCGTCAGCGTGGGCCCAACTGGATGTCTCCAAGATAGATGACCAGGGTGATAGGGTATTGTATGACGGGACATTGGTTGAAGTTGGACCGCTGGCACAAGCTCTCACATTTGACGACATGATAGTTAAACTACATAGGGATATGGGACCATCGCCTCTATTGAGGGAATTGGCTAGAGTTAGGGTAGCAGCTAAATTGATACTTGGTTTACAGGATCTAGAAATTGAGTCCGAAGGATTGCATATACGCGGAGATGGAATTGGATATCTAGAGTCCATAAGGGGAGTTCTAGTTCATCAGGTGAAGGTAAAGGACAAGGTGGTTGAGTACAGAGTGATTCAACCCACAACATTTAATGCCTCTCCTGGAGGAGCGTTGGAAAATGCCGTTTTGGGAATTCCGGTTCGTAACTATAGAAATCCGTGGGAGATTTCCCTAGCCGTGAGCTCCTTGGATTCCTGTTTCATTACTAATGTTGAGGTTTATCTGGATGACAAATACCTATTTACCAAGAGAGTAGGAGGGTTTTGCTGACTTGTTGGATTACTCAGTTTAACTCTAGAATTTTACCTGAAATACAGGGTATGGGTCCTTGTTGCCTTTTTTTGGGGTGAAAATCTAGTGAGCCCTAGACATTTTCTCCACAATTCTCTGAGCAACCAGTTTAATACCCTCAAAGGTAAGCGTAATAGTGTTTTCATTTACCTCAATTAGTCCTGCCGAGAGTAAGTCCTTGAGGGTATTCTCTCCTATCTCTTCCTTTCTAGTCTCCTTATTAAATGCCATGTTCATATAGATGGTCTGTAACGCGTCAAGGAGACCATAGAGTTTTGAGAGTTCCCTAAGTCCCTTTTCGGTTAGGTATAAAAATTGGCCCTCTTGTTTTATTAATCCATCTTCTATCAACTTTTCCACATCTACCTTTTCCATGACTAGCTCCTCCCTCCTTCTAGGAGCCACATTTATTTCTTCGAGAGCAAGCAGCTCAGAAAGCATCTTGCCACCTCCCTGTACTCAGGGGAGAACGCTACTATTGTTATCGCTCCCTTCCTTCCCCTTAACCTTGCTCTAATTAAGTAGTCTTCCAACTCGGAGTAGGAAAGTATTCCAGGATAAAGGTCCTTGAGTCCCACAACTAAGAACTTAACTGACTTTGAGGAATCTACTATAATTACTTCATCGTCCATAAAACCTTCAAGGGCTTCCAAGTTAGATCCAACAAATGTACCTCCGAACTCTTCCACAATCTTCCCCGCATCGTCACCGAAGATCTCGTTTCCTATACCTACGAGCTTCATAGTCTCATCGAGAGTATCTCTTTTCCGCCGTCTAAGACATGAACGTTGCATACCATACATGCATCATGTGACCTGACAATATGAGCTACCTCTATGGGATTGTTGGGATTCTCCACCTCTGTTCCCTGAAGTGCTATGGATAAATGGCTTGGGTTACCGAAGGG from Metallosphaera sedula DSM 5348 harbors:
- a CDS encoding type II toxin-antitoxin system VapC family toxin, encoding MEKEKCLDTDALILVYSRNLKGKVSGYYTTCISLFEFLRGIAFLGKDVADFKRDLEENFTVLCLDNRSVMTASKIYAELRREGRPLSDPDLIIGSICIANGLTLVTNNARHFSRLKKYGLEVLSSDDLL
- a CDS encoding class I SAM-dependent methyltransferase, with translation MSSFDKFSEKYDTWFLNNRNVLMSELLLVEKMLRGERKILSVGCGSGLFESLLRERGIMIEDCVEPSEMGKIAEARGLRVKRGYAEELPVHEKYDAVLMNGVIHYLRDPAKALLEANRVLREGGHLILCWVAGEGSYGLLYRLASLVGWKELEGVSPKSPYPLEFVREAKWQTVGEVRSLLRNAGFEEVLIMQTLTRHPKYSNDEAEDPSQGYDRGDYVCIKARKT
- the malA gene encoding alpha-glucosidase MalA; this translates as MIKAFEKEGTYQFLINDPFPPVDFQFQGKLSYKSLQDFDLELEEEEGLTLIKPLGIKDHVLGHGEKAFELDRKRGKYVMYNVDAGAYHKYSDPMYVNIPFMIVVRGGVATGYFVNSASRLVFDVGRDHYDEIRITIPEDYVELYVFEGPRIEQVIERYVSLTGLPFLPPEWALGYMISRYSYYPDTHILELLDLLRKDGFPVSAIFLDIDFMDQFKLFTWHPKRFPDPKKFLEEVHSRGVKVITIVDHSVRADQNYEVFKLGLGKYCETENGDLFVGKLWPGNCVYPDFFREDARGWWAELVREWVEQGIDGIWLDMNEPTDFTELFRLRQACRDFQVRETPFSYVFPENVVHVLKGRKVKHGKVRNAYPYYEAMATFDGVSRARREMFILSRSGYAGIQRYAGIWTGDNTASWNQLKLQLQLVLGLSMSGVPYVGMDIGGFQGREFPEIENSPEMLVRHFQLAMFFPFFRTHKSKDGVDSEPVFLPSMYKEKVKRVMETRKMFLPYLYALAEEAHRTGHPIIRPLFYEYQEDEDTYRIDDEYLVGKFLLYAPLMGREDSRDVYLPEKWADFWTGEVMQGWVRSKDELPIYVREGAIIPLSDHGLLVYGNGEYEYWGTKIVSTDNIVTFSPPVYIKSLIRIDENGRRMISVNSEVTAIRIK
- a CDS encoding hydrogenase maturation nickel metallochaperone HypA/HybF, whose translation is MHEWSIADAILRTVEDMIEGKEGKVSKIVLGIPSISFLDVEILTEAFDELKKNTSLSNSRLEVKIRAPVFTCHRCGSTFSLDEIKSQVDGLRSEFGEEYPLHLIPMLGPSFLRCPHCGSHDISGNDDIVVERVEFEPTVEPS
- a CDS encoding P-loop NTPase — protein: MNPLLNLARKKLQGRKTIAVMSAKGGVGKSVVSSLLAIALSREYNTLLIDLDIHTMALPKLFGYEGSLHEVRKEGIVPFTINEKLKLLTLGGVVRNKTVILPGRNQEKVMESLLGTGAINEELVIFDLPPGLGDEILVLEKVTDFLPVVVTNPSELSVKVVKYLLDYLAELGKDPLLVANMSYIKCGSQIIRPFGNLSLHGMGRKQPQIIELPMDETLNEFIGKIHEYKGELLDGINKLSIMINERMHQT